The proteins below come from a single Bactrocera dorsalis isolate Fly_Bdor chromosome 5, ASM2337382v1, whole genome shotgun sequence genomic window:
- the LOC105231490 gene encoding larval/pupal cuticle protein H1C produces MAFKFALTFAALLAVANAGAILSHVAVAPVAVAKIANPSVDAVATTHQNVVRSFAGTGSHHSKAVDTPYSSVRQSDTRINNKVYAPAIAKTVTTYAAPAVAPVVSAYTAAAAAPLVSKTILSPVAKVAAPVVYSHAAPVATYGHVAAAPAIAYSPAAAVAHVAFDGFGTHWGY; encoded by the coding sequence ATGGCTTTCAAATTCGCACTCACCTTCGCCGCTCTCCTCGCCGTTGCCAACGCCGGCGCCATACTCTCCCACGTAGCGGTCGCACCCGTTGCCGTGGCCAAGATTGCCAATCCCTCCGTGGACGCGGTGGCTACGACCCATCAAAATGTCGTGCGCTCCTTCGCCGGCACCGGCTCCCATCACTCCAAGGCTGTGGATACGCCTTACTCCAGCGTACGCCAATCGGATACACGCATCAACAACAAAGTCTACGCACCAGCTATTGCCAAGACCGTGACCACTTATGCTGCTCCAGCTGTGGCTCCCGTCGTTTCTGCATACACCGCTGCCGCCGCTGCTCCGTTGGTCAGTAAAACCATCCTGTCGCCCGTCGCTAAGGTCGCTGCTCCAGTTGTGTACTCTCATGCTGCTCCAGTCGCCACTTACGGACATGTCGCTGCTGCTCCAGCTATCGCTTACTCGCCAGCTGCTGCTGTAGCTCATGTTGCCTTCGATGGTTTTGGCACACACTGGGGTTATTAA